The sequence GCAACCATTTTCCCAGTACCTGTAGGAGCAGCTTCAGTCATTAACTTTCCTCTTTTAGCAACTAATTGAACTGCCTCTTTAAATGAAATCGCACCACTCACCACAAGCGCACTATATTCACCTAAGCTTAGCCCCGCCACAACATCCGGCTGATAGCCTTTAGAATGTAAAAGACGATAAAAAGCAATACTGACTGTTAAAATAGCAGGCTGTGTATACATCGTTTCGTTTAGCTGCTCATTTTCAGTAAAACAAAGTTCTGCCATGTCGTATCCTAGAACATCACTTGCTTCTTGAAATGTTTCTTGAACAATGCTCTCTTGCTCGAACAAGTCCTTGCCCATACCGATATACTGAGCACCTTGCCCACTAAATATAAAAGCTGTTTTCATTATTTTACTCCTTTACTTTAAAAGCGAAGCGTCAACTCATAAAGTCAAATATATTTATAATTTATAATAGCCATCGACTACATTCAGTAGCCAAGACTTCTTTTGTCTCACTCATATAAGAATCAATAATTTCTTTTGCTGTTTCTTCTTTTTTTACAAGTCCTGCAATTTGTCCAGCCATGATTGATCCATGATCCACATCACCTTCTACAACTGCTTTACGCAAAGCGCCTTGGCCTAATTCATCAAACTGCACAAGGTTCGGCTCAGCTTTTTTTAGTTCAACTTTTTCTAATCGATCGTATTCATTAGTCAACTTATTCTTGATAGCTCTTACTGGATGACCAAAATGTTGACAAGTCACTGTCGTATCAACGTCTCTTGCTTTGATGATTCTGGCTTTATAATTTTCGTGCACAGTACATTCTTTTGCTACTAAAAAACGTGTACCAACTTGAACTGCATCAGCCCCCAACATTAAAGCGGCTGCCATTCCACGACCATCACCAATACCACCTGCAGCAATCACTGGAATTGTTAGCGCGTCTACAACTTGCGGTACAATACTCATGGTTGTTAATTTGCCAATATGTCCCCCAGCTTCCATTCCTTCAACAACAACTGCATCAGCGCCTATTTTCTCCATACGTGCACCTAATGCAACAGAAGGTATCACCGGAATTACTTTAATATTATGTTCTTTAAAACGATCCATATATTTACCAGGATTACCAGCTCCTGTTGTAACCACTGGTACCTTTTCTTCGCAAACTAAATCCACGATATCTTGTGCAAACGGTGATAGGAGCATAATATTGACTCCAAATGGTTTATCTGTAATTTTCTTGATTTTTTTGATTTCAGCTTGAATAACGTCTCTTGGTGCATTACCACCTGCGATGATCCCAAGTCCACCAGCTTCAGACACCGCTCCTGCTAAAGAAGCATCTGCAATCCAAGCCATACCGCCTTGAAAGATGGGGTATTTAATTCCGATCAGTTCACATATCTTTGATTGCATAAATTACATCCTTCAACCTATAGAATAATTAATCAAAAAAGGACTGGAACAAAACTCTGTAAGTTTAGTACCAGCCTTTCTAATTCCAACGAGCGGCGTGAAAAAAGCCAGGCTCTTCAGCAATTGTTGAGAATCGCACAGAGCCTGGCTCATCCAACTTTTTATTTTACCTAATCGCTTTGATTATTATGCTTTTTGTTTTTCTACGTAAGTTACTAAATCTTGAACAGTAGTGATACCATCTTCAGACTCGATTTTTATATCGAAAGCATCTTCGATTTCATTGATGATTTGGAATAAGTCTAAGCTATCCGCATCTAATTCTTCTTGAATGTTTGTTGTTAATTTTACTTCCTCAGGCTCTTTACCTAATTCTTCTACAATAATTGCTTGAATTTTTTCGAATACCATGTGTATATTCCTCCAATAATTTTCTTTTTTAGTTTATATAGTTACAGATTTACAGCGTTAAGAGTATCGAACCCCACGTTAAACCGCCGCCGTAGCCTGTTAACACAATTTTTTGTTTGGAGCCTAGTTGAAGGACTCCTTTTTCCACTGATTCATCCAATAACAATGGAATGCTTGCAGCAGATGTATTGCCGTTATGTTCCATATTTGTGAGAAATTTTTCTCTTGGAACTTTAAGTTTTTTCGAGATTTTTTCGATGATGCGTTTATTTGCTTGATGCAACAATAAATAATCTACATCCTCATCAATAATTTCCCGAATGTTGTTGGTTACATCATTCAATGAAAAGTCATAAATATCTCTGCCAGTCATTTGTAGATAACTTGAGCTTTCAGATGTTCCAGTATAAAAAGGACTCTTATTTTCTAAATAACCAGAAGTTAATGATCTAGCTCTTTGACCATCCGCCTGTAGTTTCTCCTTTAGAAAATGCTCTTCATTACTTGCCTCCAATAATACACCAGCTGCTCCATCACCAAATAATACAGCCGTACTGCGGTCTTCCCAATCAAGAACTTTAGATAATGTTTCACCACCGATGACCATACCTAATTTTTTCCCAGTACGAATTAATTTTTCACCCATACTCAATGCATAGACAAAACCAGTACAAGCAGCGCTGATATCAAAAGCAAAAGCCTGATTAGCTAAAATACTACCTTGAACAAGACAAGCAACTGAAGGTGTACCAAAATCTGGTGTCATCGTTGCTACAAGGATGAAATCCAAATCTTCAGCATTTTTCCCAGATTTTTTTAATAACTTTTCAGCCACTTTAATACACAAATCCGAAGTATTTTCATTCGTAACAATATTTCTTGAACGTATACCTGTTCGGCTAGAAATCCATTCATCGGAAGTATCCATCATCGTTGAAAGTTGATCATTGGATACTGCATTTTTAGGAACATAACGGCTCGTACAAGTTATTTTTGCATGTTGATTCATCTTGGTCCTCACTTTTATTTATATTCCTTTAAGAAATCATGAAGATTCTTCAATGCTTTTAATAAAGCTTGTTCTTCTGCTTTATCCATTCCGCTTAAAATTCTTTTGACCATTTCTCTATGGAAGTGCTGATGAACACGAAAAAGTAATTTTCCTTTTTTAGTTAAACCTAACTTAACCACTCGACGATCATCTTCACTTCGTATGCGTTCAACATAACCTTTCTTCACAAGATTATTGATTGCTACAGTCAATGTTCCAACAGTAATCGATAATTCTTTAGCAACTTCCGAAGAAGTCTTTTTCCTATACATTCCAATAGCTTCGATTGTGTGCATTTCAGTAATGGATAAGTCATTGAATTGTGATTTCTTCAATTCAGATTCTTCAATCGTCAAAATATCATTAAAGACACTGACAAGATAATCATTGACTGTTTCTAAATTAGGTTCCATTTGTGTGCACCATCCATATACTTTGATTATCAAATCATTTGATGTTCAAACTATATCGCATATGAAAAAAGATTGCAA is a genomic window of Enterococcus haemoperoxidus ATCC BAA-382 containing:
- a CDS encoding acyl carrier protein encodes the protein MVFEKIQAIIVEELGKEPEEVKLTTNIQEELDADSLDLFQIINEIEDAFDIKIESEDGITTVQDLVTYVEKQKA
- a CDS encoding MarR family winged helix-turn-helix transcriptional regulator, with protein sequence MEPNLETVNDYLVSVFNDILTIEESELKKSQFNDLSITEMHTIEAIGMYRKKTSSEVAKELSITVGTLTVAINNLVKKGYVERIRSEDDRRVVKLGLTKKGKLLFRVHQHFHREMVKRILSGMDKAEEQALLKALKNLHDFLKEYK
- the fabK gene encoding enoyl-[acyl-carrier-protein] reductase FabK, with protein sequence MQSKICELIGIKYPIFQGGMAWIADASLAGAVSEAGGLGIIAGGNAPRDVIQAEIKKIKKITDKPFGVNIMLLSPFAQDIVDLVCEEKVPVVTTGAGNPGKYMDRFKEHNIKVIPVIPSVALGARMEKIGADAVVVEGMEAGGHIGKLTTMSIVPQVVDALTIPVIAAGGIGDGRGMAAALMLGADAVQVGTRFLVAKECTVHENYKARIIKARDVDTTVTCQHFGHPVRAIKNKLTNEYDRLEKVELKKAEPNLVQFDELGQGALRKAVVEGDVDHGSIMAGQIAGLVKKEETAKEIIDSYMSETKEVLATECSRWLL
- a CDS encoding beta-ketoacyl-ACP synthase III — translated: MNQHAKITCTSRYVPKNAVSNDQLSTMMDTSDEWISSRTGIRSRNIVTNENTSDLCIKVAEKLLKKSGKNAEDLDFILVATMTPDFGTPSVACLVQGSILANQAFAFDISAACTGFVYALSMGEKLIRTGKKLGMVIGGETLSKVLDWEDRSTAVLFGDGAAGVLLEASNEEHFLKEKLQADGQRARSLTSGYLENKSPFYTGTSESSSYLQMTGRDIYDFSLNDVTNNIREIIDEDVDYLLLHQANKRIIEKISKKLKVPREKFLTNMEHNGNTSAASIPLLLDESVEKGVLQLGSKQKIVLTGYGGGLTWGSILLTL